One segment of Nostoc piscinale CENA21 DNA contains the following:
- a CDS encoding aldo/keto reductase — protein MRYKLLGKSGLRVSELCLGTMTFGEDWGWGASVDESRKIFETFTEAGGNFIDTANGYTDGSSEKIVGELIAKDRERFVVATKYSFPLRMAEKTGNPNGSGNHRKNLLQSLEGSLKRLNTDYIDLFWLHAWDFTTPVEEVMRSLDDVVRQGKVLYIGISDAPAWIVAQANTIAQYQGWTQFVALQIEYNLIQRTPERDLLPMAKAFDLAVTPWSPLAGGVLTGKYNKPLQPGEEQGRLSNPAMGNVSERSIAIAEVVSQVAAEIGCSPSQVALAWLRAQSGVMIPIVGARKLSQFQDNLACLDITLSPEHLQRLNEVSQIELGFPHDFLQLIRDRLFGGTFNAIDNHRL, from the coding sequence ATGAGATACAAACTCTTAGGCAAAAGTGGGTTGAGAGTTTCGGAACTCTGCTTGGGAACGATGACTTTTGGTGAGGACTGGGGTTGGGGTGCTTCTGTTGATGAAAGTCGCAAAATTTTTGAGACTTTTACAGAAGCAGGCGGGAATTTTATTGACACTGCAAATGGTTACACTGATGGTAGTAGTGAAAAAATTGTTGGTGAATTAATTGCCAAAGACCGCGAACGTTTTGTAGTTGCTACTAAATATTCTTTTCCTTTGCGGATGGCTGAAAAAACAGGTAATCCCAATGGTAGTGGCAACCACCGCAAGAATTTGCTGCAATCTTTAGAAGGTAGTTTAAAACGACTGAATACAGACTATATTGATTTATTTTGGTTACACGCTTGGGATTTTACAACTCCGGTTGAGGAGGTAATGCGATCGCTTGATGATGTAGTCAGGCAAGGTAAAGTTCTTTACATTGGGATTTCCGATGCACCAGCTTGGATTGTCGCTCAAGCTAATACCATCGCTCAATATCAAGGCTGGACACAGTTTGTTGCTTTACAAATTGAGTATAATTTAATTCAGCGAACACCAGAACGAGATTTACTACCAATGGCTAAAGCCTTTGATTTAGCCGTTACACCTTGGTCGCCCTTAGCTGGTGGTGTACTGACAGGTAAGTATAATAAGCCTCTGCAACCAGGAGAAGAACAAGGTAGATTGTCAAACCCAGCAATGGGTAATGTATCAGAACGCAGTATAGCGATCGCCGAAGTAGTCAGTCAAGTTGCTGCGGAAATTGGTTGTTCACCTTCGCAAGTTGCATTAGCTTGGTTACGCGCTCAAAGTGGTGTAATGATTCCCATCGTTGGCGCACGCAAACTTAGCCAATTTCAAGATAACTTGGCTTGTTTAGATATCACCTTATCGCCGGAACATCTGCAACGCCTCAACGAAGTTAGTCAAATAGAGCTTGGTTTTCCCCATGACTTCTTGCAGCTCATCCGCGATCGCCTGTTTGGTGGTACATTCAATGCGATCGATAACCATCGCCTATAA
- the dps gene encoding DNA starvation/stationary phase protection protein Dps, which yields MSDNKQTSRLYPSRIDIPAEARSQIVAILNQTLAATLDLKTQTKQAHWNVKGTDFYQLHELFDEIAGELEEYVDMVAERVTALGGYAFGTARLAASNSILPEYPLDILDGKDHVTALADRFASYAKHIREAIAKTDDLGDADTADLYTEISRTIDKRLWFLEAHLQVAEIKAQNGSAAAKTPATVR from the coding sequence ATGAGCGACAATAAGCAGACATCCCGACTTTATCCCTCTCGTATTGATATTCCTGCCGAAGCACGTTCTCAAATCGTAGCCATTCTCAATCAAACATTGGCAGCTACCTTAGATTTGAAAACCCAGACAAAGCAAGCACACTGGAACGTCAAAGGTACAGACTTTTATCAGTTGCATGAATTGTTTGATGAGATTGCTGGCGAATTAGAAGAATACGTTGATATGGTGGCTGAACGTGTCACCGCTTTAGGAGGCTACGCTTTCGGAACAGCGAGACTAGCGGCTAGTAACTCCATTCTGCCAGAATATCCCTTGGATATTTTGGATGGCAAAGACCATGTAACAGCATTAGCCGACCGTTTTGCATCTTACGCTAAACATATCCGAGAAGCGATCGCTAAAACCGACGACTTAGGTGATGCAGACACCGCAGACCTTTACACCGAAATTTCTCGCACCATTGACAAACGACTGTGGTTCTTGGAAGCACATCTACAAGTAGCAGAAATCAAAGCACAAAATGGCTCTGCTGCTGCTAAAACACCAGCTACAGTCAGATAA
- a CDS encoding pirin family protein → MSQNTINYLIHDRNNRGRSQTGWLDSFHTFSFSHFYDPNRMGFRSLRVINDDRIAPGAGFPTHGHRDMEILTYVLSGAVEHKDSLGTGSVIRPGDAQIMSAGTGIMHSEFNPSPTEALHLLQIWILPDEQGLAPRYEQKAFPLEEKRGKLRLIAAKDGRDGAVTIHQDVNLYTSVLESDDVVNYHLKRDRYAWLQIAQGIATLNGEELRAGDGVQISGEEKLEISTNLSAEILLFDLG, encoded by the coding sequence ATGTCTCAAAATACAATTAACTATCTAATTCATGATAGAAACAATCGCGGTCGTAGCCAAACTGGTTGGCTAGATAGCTTCCATACATTTTCCTTTAGCCATTTTTACGATCCCAATCGGATGGGATTCCGCTCTCTGCGCGTGATTAACGACGATCGCATTGCGCCTGGTGCGGGTTTTCCTACCCACGGACATCGAGATATGGAAATTCTCACTTATGTACTATCAGGCGCTGTTGAGCATAAAGATAGTTTAGGTACAGGCTCAGTCATTCGTCCTGGTGATGCTCAGATTATGAGTGCGGGTACAGGAATTATGCACAGCGAGTTTAATCCCTCGCCCACTGAAGCACTCCACCTATTGCAAATTTGGATTTTACCAGATGAGCAAGGCTTGGCTCCCAGATATGAACAAAAAGCATTTCCTCTAGAAGAAAAACGCGGTAAATTACGCCTAATCGCCGCTAAAGACGGACGCGACGGTGCGGTGACAATTCATCAAGATGTGAATTTATACACCTCCGTTTTAGAAAGCGATGATGTGGTGAATTATCATCTAAAACGCGATCGCTATGCTTGGTTGCAAATAGCTCAAGGTATAGCCACACTGAACGGCGAAGAACTCAGAGCCGGTGATGGTGTGCAAATCAGTGGCGAAGAAAAACTCGAAATTAGCACCAACCTGAGTGCAGAAATTCTTCTGTTTGATTTAGGTTGA
- a CDS encoding pirin family protein has product MAILQIIEPEVKDLGGFIARRSLPYPQRQMVGPFIFFDHLGPSVLRANKGIDVRPHPHINLATLTYLFDGAIMHRDSLGVVQEIQPGAVNWMTAGKGIVHSERSPDFDRANEVTIHGIQTWIALPVEYEEIDPWFVHYTAETLPSWSENGAVIKLIAGEASGYTSPVKVFSPILYLDVVLSANANFTVPTGYAERAVYSVTEGLSINNEPLEPYRLAILEPDYEVKVSASTEARCIVIGGEPLGQRYKWWNFVSSRPERIEQAKADWRDHRFANVPNETEFIPLPEVVTEANPL; this is encoded by the coding sequence ATGGCAATACTTCAAATAATTGAACCAGAAGTTAAAGATTTGGGTGGGTTTATTGCCCGCCGTAGTTTGCCATATCCTCAGCGCCAAATGGTCGGGCCATTTATTTTTTTTGATCATCTTGGCCCCTCTGTTTTACGAGCTAACAAAGGTATTGATGTCCGTCCACATCCTCATATTAATCTGGCAACGCTGACTTATTTATTTGATGGTGCAATTATGCACCGTGATAGTTTAGGTGTGGTACAAGAAATTCAACCAGGTGCAGTTAACTGGATGACTGCGGGAAAGGGAATTGTACATTCAGAGCGATCGCCTGACTTTGACCGTGCCAATGAAGTTACAATTCATGGTATTCAAACTTGGATTGCTTTACCTGTTGAGTACGAAGAAATTGACCCTTGGTTTGTTCACTACACGGCTGAAACTCTCCCTAGTTGGTCAGAAAATGGCGCTGTCATCAAACTAATTGCTGGAGAAGCTTCTGGTTATACCTCACCTGTGAAGGTGTTTTCTCCTATCCTTTATTTAGATGTGGTACTTTCTGCTAATGCTAACTTTACTGTCCCGACTGGTTATGCTGAGAGAGCAGTATACAGCGTTACTGAAGGACTGAGCATTAATAATGAACCACTAGAACCATATCGCCTCGCTATTCTAGAGCCAGATTATGAGGTAAAAGTTTCCGCCAGTACTGAAGCTCGATGTATTGTGATTGGTGGTGAGCCGTTGGGTCAACGTTACAAATGGTGGAATTTTGTCTCTAGTCGACCGGAACGAATAGAACAAGCAAAAGCAGATTGGCGTGACCACCGTTTTGCCAATGTGCCGAATGAAACAGAGTTTATTCCCCTACCAGAAGTGGTAACAGAGGCTAATCCTTTGTAG
- a CDS encoding Mo-dependent nitrogenase C-terminal domain-containing protein: protein MGLSNQFQNKNGFLTQLRHQLDVVEIRNDQLARLFCKVIPAHCPFERTISILGRTLFHIPPLCKLNPFYEQVVSLRFKCLIYLADECGEDVTKYC from the coding sequence ATGGGTTTATCCAATCAATTTCAAAATAAGAACGGCTTTTTAACCCAGCTACGTCATCAGCTTGATGTTGTGGAAATACGTAATGATCAGCTTGCTAGACTGTTTTGTAAAGTTATTCCTGCTCATTGTCCCTTTGAGAGAACTATATCAATTTTAGGGCGGACACTGTTTCACATTCCACCTTTGTGCAAGTTAAATCCTTTTTATGAACAAGTAGTTAGTCTGCGTTTTAAGTGTTTGATTTATCTGGCAGATGAATGCGGTGAGGATGTGACAAAATACTGTTAG
- a CDS encoding 3'-5' exonuclease gives MMNLNQYDYLLVLDLEATCCDQGTIKRHEMEIIEIGAVMVEAQTLKIIDEFQTFIKPVRYPKLTEFCKSLTSITQTQVEQAPEYPAAIAMLKKWLSNYPNAVFGSWGDYDHNQFKQDSKFHNLPFPIAYPHVNLKQQFSDSQGLSKRYGMAEALQLVNIELNGTHHRGIDDARNIAKLLPWILNRQKLCR, from the coding sequence ATGATGAACTTGAATCAGTATGATTACTTATTAGTACTTGATTTAGAAGCAACTTGTTGTGATCAAGGAACTATCAAACGGCATGAGATGGAAATCATCGAAATTGGAGCCGTGATGGTTGAGGCGCAGACTTTAAAAATTATCGATGAGTTTCAAACTTTTATCAAGCCAGTTCGCTATCCTAAACTGACTGAATTCTGTAAATCATTAACATCGATTACTCAGACACAGGTTGAACAAGCGCCAGAATATCCCGCAGCGATCGCTATGCTGAAAAAATGGTTATCTAATTACCCCAATGCTGTGTTCGGTTCCTGGGGAGACTATGATCACAACCAGTTTAAACAAGATAGCAAGTTTCACAATCTTCCTTTTCCAATTGCTTATCCTCACGTCAATCTCAAACAACAGTTTAGTGACAGCCAAGGCTTATCCAAGCGATACGGTATGGCAGAAGCATTGCAACTCGTCAATATAGAATTAAACGGAACTCATCATCGTGGTATTGATGATGCGAGAAATATTGCTAAACTTTTGCCTTGGATTTTGAATCGACAAAAATTGTGTAGGTAG
- a CDS encoding ribonuclease H-like domain-containing protein — translation MTLPDFQVCDRDINDSTLSEYLKAEAIAVDTETMGLLPQRDRLCLVQLCNSEGKVTAIRIARGQTESPNLKQLLEAKNVLKIFHFARFDVATLRHNLGIYVQPVFCTKIASKLARTYTNRHGLKDVVQELEQVELDKSAQSSDWGNAANLTEAQLSYAANDVRYLISVQHKLSEMLKREERWQLAQECFQVLPTIVALDLLQFKDLFEH, via the coding sequence ATGACATTACCAGATTTTCAGGTTTGCGATCGCGACATTAATGACTCTACCCTCAGTGAGTACTTAAAAGCCGAGGCGATCGCTGTTGATACGGAAACTATGGGATTATTACCACAGCGCGATCGCTTGTGTCTTGTGCAGCTGTGCAACTCGGAAGGTAAAGTCACAGCCATCCGCATCGCTAGAGGACAAACAGAATCTCCCAATTTAAAACAGCTTCTTGAAGCCAAGAATGTACTAAAGATATTTCACTTTGCGCGGTTTGATGTTGCTACTTTACGCCACAACTTAGGAATTTACGTCCAGCCTGTTTTTTGTACCAAAATTGCCAGTAAATTAGCCCGCACTTATACCAACCGTCACGGACTCAAAGATGTAGTACAAGAGTTAGAACAAGTAGAACTCGATAAAAGCGCCCAAAGTTCTGATTGGGGTAATGCGGCTAATTTAACGGAAGCACAATTAAGTTATGCTGCTAATGATGTGCGCTATTTAATTAGTGTCCAACATAAACTCAGTGAAATGCTCAAACGAGAAGAACGTTGGCAACTCGCACAAGAATGCTTTCAAGTCTTACCAACAATCGTTGCATTAGATTTATTACAGTTCAAAGATTTATTTGAACATTGA
- a CDS encoding rhodanese-like domain-containing protein has product MNNLVGGIIPQQPPIEPVSDAHVLKSRLEWGEPAFTILDVRDRQTYNDGHILGAMPMPIDELAERAVPSLDKSRDIYVYGGNDEESAQAAQVLRSAGFDHVSQLKGGLGAWKAIGGPTEGIVESRTPAGADDYNVVSRLKNHAENQQKEV; this is encoded by the coding sequence ATGAATAATTTAGTAGGCGGTATTATTCCTCAACAGCCACCAATTGAGCCTGTATCTGATGCTCATGTTCTCAAGTCTCGTTTGGAATGGGGGGAACCAGCTTTTACAATTTTAGATGTGCGCGATCGCCAGACATATAACGATGGTCATATCCTAGGAGCAATGCCTATGCCCATTGATGAATTAGCAGAGCGGGCTGTACCATCTTTAGATAAAAGCCGTGATATCTATGTTTACGGTGGTAATGATGAAGAATCTGCTCAAGCTGCACAAGTTCTACGTTCTGCTGGTTTTGATCATGTTTCTCAACTCAAAGGTGGTTTAGGTGCATGGAAGGCGATCGGCGGCCCAACAGAAGGTATTGTTGAATCTAGAACTCCCGCAGGTGCAGATGACTACAATGTTGTCTCTCGTCTGAAAAACCACGCCGAAAATCAGCAAAAAGAAGTCTAG
- a CDS encoding NACHT domain-containing protein yields the protein MALECNQGEFQPNYVVIFISLRDFAEDLKDNSDFSFLKYISQEFVSCGIEAESTPNILTEGKALILLDGLDEVPAGDIKQVNQELRLFSQIYYKNRFVISCRIGAQKYKFPGFTEVEIADFDMQQAEIFVKQWFVAVAHESKEDGESIGNLFINQLHLPENKQLRELAITPILLHLICLFFHTKSEFTFKVAKLYEQALNILLGRWDEVKGIQRQSITENFKLFNPKELLAQIAAITFEQEDYFFEQEQIQLLIYQYLSKCNYYVSSNLKLVNQQLQDSEKWLKILEVEYGLLVERSHDIYSFSHLALQEYLTAKNFVINYQEQSVNQLITHITEKRWQNVLLLTVSMLPNAEAMLRLMKQKIDALVANDQKIQDFLLWLNQKSNSVTTQYKAGAIRAFYLVCVGRALEVCLQTSNQVFGNSSSYGLERAMLGNLAFNPELAIDEFLTSTFACAGELEFACHYILNDAIVFDYAHALNIAFDKALNLVVESKFRQFLYNLKKQLPNAQNHPHKFRRWWIEHGKFWSGKFRELLVQYRNICHDWQFSKQQIELMQQYYSANKLLINCLNASQNIAPAMREEIEETLLLGIAEIKN from the coding sequence TTGGCGCTTGAGTGTAATCAAGGTGAATTTCAACCGAATTATGTAGTTATTTTTATTAGTCTGAGAGACTTTGCTGAAGACTTGAAAGATAATAGTGATTTTAGTTTTTTGAAGTATATTAGCCAAGAATTTGTCAGTTGTGGGATTGAAGCGGAATCAACGCCAAATATCTTAACTGAAGGCAAAGCATTAATTTTATTAGATGGATTAGATGAAGTACCCGCAGGGGATATCAAGCAAGTTAATCAAGAACTTCGACTATTTTCTCAGATTTATTACAAAAATCGGTTTGTAATTAGCTGTCGCATTGGAGCACAAAAATATAAATTTCCAGGATTTACTGAGGTTGAAATTGCTGATTTTGATATGCAGCAAGCCGAAATTTTTGTAAAACAATGGTTTGTAGCAGTAGCTCATGAATCTAAGGAAGATGGTGAATCTATAGGAAATTTATTTATTAATCAATTACATTTGCCGGAAAATAAGCAATTACGAGAATTAGCGATCACGCCAATATTGTTACATCTAATTTGTTTGTTCTTTCACACAAAATCCGAATTTACATTTAAAGTAGCTAAGTTATATGAGCAAGCTTTGAATATTTTGCTGGGTAGATGGGATGAAGTGAAAGGTATTCAAAGGCAGTCAATTACCGAGAATTTCAAGTTATTTAATCCTAAAGAGCTCCTGGCGCAAATAGCGGCTATTACTTTTGAACAAGAAGATTATTTTTTTGAGCAAGAACAAATACAGTTGTTAATATATCAATATTTAAGTAAATGTAATTACTATGTTAGTTCTAACTTAAAATTAGTAAATCAGCAGTTGCAAGATAGTGAAAAGTGGTTAAAAATACTTGAAGTCGAGTATGGTTTATTGGTGGAGCGATCGCACGATATTTACTCTTTTTCTCATCTGGCTTTACAAGAGTATTTAACGGCAAAGAATTTTGTGATAAATTACCAAGAACAGTCTGTAAATCAGCTAATTACTCATATCACAGAAAAACGCTGGCAAAATGTTTTATTGCTGACTGTGAGTATGTTGCCAAATGCGGAAGCAATGCTGCGCTTAATGAAACAAAAAATAGATGCTTTAGTCGCTAATGACCAGAAAATTCAAGATTTTCTCTTGTGGCTCAATCAAAAGTCAAATTCAGTAACTACTCAATATAAAGCAGGCGCAATTCGGGCTTTTTATTTAGTTTGTGTTGGTCGGGCGTTAGAAGTGTGTTTGCAAACAAGTAATCAAGTGTTTGGTAATTCATCTAGTTATGGTTTAGAGCGTGCTATGCTTGGTAACTTAGCATTTAACCCAGAACTTGCGATTGATGAGTTTCTAACTAGTACTTTTGCTTGTGCTGGTGAACTAGAATTTGCCTGTCATTATATATTGAATGATGCTATTGTTTTTGACTATGCTCATGCGTTAAATATTGCCTTTGATAAAGCTCTGAATTTGGTTGTTGAATCTAAATTTAGGCAATTTCTCTACAACCTCAAAAAACAATTACCAAATGCTCAAAACCATCCTCATAAATTTCGTAGGTGGTGGATAGAACATGGTAAATTCTGGAGTGGAAAATTTAGAGAACTCCTAGTTCAATATCGTAATATTTGTCATGACTGGCAGTTTAGTAAACAGCAAATTGAATTAATGCAGCAATATTATAGTGCTAATAAATTACTGATAAATTGCCTGAATGCTTCCCAGAATATTGCACCAGCAATGAGAGAAGAAATTGAAGAGACTTTGTTGTTAGGAATCGCCGAAATAAAAAACTGA
- a CDS encoding response regulator transcription factor produces MVMLPVTNPKILVVDDDFGVRNLIYRFLGRKYQIESAADGKTALSLFEQFDPALVILDWNLPDISGYNLCEEMQSRTNVLVMILTSRNAEEDKIKILSAGADDFLTKPFSLAEVEVRVQALLRRVRSINPSPVQRLVFKQLAINPEGREVTLNDRPLNLTALEFNILHFLASHPGQAWSRPQLIQKIWGCDYVGDGRVVDVHIGQLRKKLEVDQNVPEFIKTVRGYGYKFELPEATSA; encoded by the coding sequence ATGGTCATGCTTCCTGTTACAAATCCCAAAATTCTTGTTGTAGATGATGACTTTGGTGTCCGTAATCTTATCTATCGTTTTCTCGGTCGAAAATATCAAATAGAGTCTGCGGCAGATGGCAAAACGGCGTTATCTTTATTTGAGCAATTTGATCCAGCTTTAGTAATCTTAGATTGGAATTTACCAGATATCAGTGGCTACAATTTGTGCGAAGAAATGCAGAGTCGCACGAACGTACTAGTAATGATACTAACCAGTAGAAATGCTGAAGAAGATAAAATTAAGATTCTTTCGGCGGGTGCTGATGACTTTTTGACTAAACCATTTAGTCTGGCGGAAGTAGAAGTTAGAGTCCAAGCACTTTTAAGACGTGTACGTTCTATCAACCCATCTCCTGTACAACGCTTGGTATTTAAGCAATTAGCTATTAACCCAGAAGGTAGAGAAGTCACGCTCAATGATAGGCCGCTAAATTTAACAGCATTAGAGTTTAATATTTTACATTTTTTGGCAAGTCATCCTGGTCAAGCTTGGAGTCGTCCACAACTCATCCAAAAAATTTGGGGTTGCGACTATGTAGGCGATGGAAGAGTTGTTGACGTGCATATAGGTCAATTACGCAAGAAACTAGAAGTTGATCAAAATGTACCTGAGTTTATTAAAACAGTCCGGGGCTACGGTTATAAATTTGAATTGCCAGAAGCGACTAGTGCTTAA
- a CDS encoding helix-turn-helix domain-containing protein, with protein sequence MSHKINQFPNLETYKINPGEVLTPFQKKILLKNLQTNLQPEYRRRIEIMLLADQGKSPSKICQILGCSYHMARYWTSVAKAGLAHQWQEQKIGRPKLINAQYLDRLKELVTHSPQEYGYPFQNWTAQWLSKHLANEMGIKVTERHISRLLKQMGLSTKQKNNSNQQETNDIQNSEIIICDLQLNFEPNSLSELFDFVNTHE encoded by the coding sequence ATGTCACATAAAATCAATCAATTTCCAAATTTAGAGACCTATAAAATCAATCCTGGTGAGGTTTTAACACCTTTTCAGAAAAAGATTTTGCTCAAAAATCTACAAACAAATTTACAACCTGAATATCGTCGTCGTATCGAAATTATGTTGCTGGCAGATCAAGGTAAATCTCCAAGTAAAATTTGTCAAATATTAGGCTGTTCCTACCACATGGCAAGATATTGGACTAGTGTTGCCAAAGCTGGGTTAGCTCACCAATGGCAGGAACAAAAGATAGGTCGTCCAAAGCTTATTAATGCTCAATATCTCGACCGCTTAAAAGAGTTAGTAACTCATAGTCCTCAAGAATATGGCTATCCGTTTCAAAATTGGACTGCACAATGGTTAAGTAAACATTTAGCCAATGAAATGGGTATTAAGGTTACCGAACGTCATATCAGTCGTTTACTTAAACAAATGGGACTTTCCACAAAACAAAAAAATAATTCTAACCAACAAGAAACTAACGATATTCAGAATTCAGAAATTATAATATGTGATTTACAATTAAATTTTGAACCTAATAGTTTGTCAGAATTATTCGATTTTGTGAATACTCATGAATAG
- a CDS encoding peptidylprolyl isomerase, with protein MLDDEELAWKLFYNLQENHISFQNLAQQYIQEPELRRVGGYCGIRYRSDLMPEIANYVFTAHPPQILKPILTHQGVHLILVEEIIQPHLDEELRCKILRDLFAAWLQQQLEEMKIVVQI; from the coding sequence GTGTTAGATGATGAAGAGTTAGCGTGGAAACTATTTTATAACCTGCAAGAAAATCACATCTCGTTTCAAAATCTTGCTCAACAATACATACAAGAACCAGAATTACGTCGTGTAGGTGGATATTGTGGAATAAGATATCGTAGTGATTTGATGCCAGAGATTGCCAATTATGTTTTTACTGCCCATCCGCCACAGATTCTTAAGCCCATTCTCACACATCAAGGAGTTCATCTAATTTTGGTTGAAGAAATTATTCAGCCTCATTTAGATGAAGAATTGCGCTGCAAAATTCTCAGAGATTTGTTTGCTGCTTGGTTACAGCAACAACTTGAAGAAATGAAAATTGTGGTACAAATTTAA